The genomic interval ACGCGGTCAGCCAGCAGGCGAAGGAGGTCGAATCGGCCCTGGCAAACACCACCTCCCGAGCGGTCGATCCGGTCTCGCTGGCCCGGAGCGTCGCGAACAGCTATCCCGAGGTGGCGTCGATCGAGACCGATATCCCCGCCCCAGTCGCAGTCCCGGGCGGGCCGGGGGTGTACGACGCGCTGGACAACCTCGTCGAGAACGCCGTCGAACACACGCCCGACGGGACCGAGGTCCGGGTCCGAATCGAGCGAGACGGCGACGAGATCTTTCTGCGGGTCGAAGACGACGGCCCGGGCATCCCCGATATCGAACGCGCGGCCGTCTTCGAGGGCGAGACGATAACCACCCTCCAGCACGGCAGCGGGCTGGGGATCTGGCTCGCTCGCTGGGTCGCCGAGTCGGCCGGCGGCACCCTCGGTTACGACCGCGTGGCCGGTCGGACAGTCGTCACGATCAGGCTCCCCGCGGTCGAGCGTGACGGCGACGTTCTCGCCCTCGACCCCGAGGGGTCGGAACTGGAGACCCTCTCGGAGTAGGACTCAGCGCCTGAGCGCCGCGGTCAGTGCCACGCCCGCCAGGACGAGCGCGGCCAGCGCCAGCGGCGGCAACTCGAAGGAACTCGCGCGGAACAACACCGCGGCGACGACGGCGGCCCCGGCCACCAGCCCCGTCGTCCCGGCGGTGTGGCTCAACTCCAGGCGCCGGCTCCGGGCCTCGCCCAGATCGTCCCGGAGTTCGAGCGCCGAGTGGGCGAACGTCCAGGCGAGTACCGTCCCGACGCCGCCGGCGAGTACCGTCGTCGTCGAGGCGCCCTGGACGCCGGCGAGCAGGACCGCGCCGAACAGCGCCGCGCCGACGAGGTTCGCCAACAGCCCGTTGTCGGCGAGCCAGCTCCCGGCAGCGCGACGAGTGCGAGGAGCGCGGCGGCCGTCGAGAGCGGGCCGATCCCGGCGACGAAGAGCGTCCCGACGGTCGCCAGCCCGGCCGCGAGCGCACACCCCTGTCCCGTCTGTGGCGCCATCACCGACCACCTCCGGCCTGGCCGAGGAGTCCCTGCAGCGACCGACCCTCGGCCCAGTCGTACACCTCGACGCCGGCCGCCCGCAGTTCCCTGAGCCGATCGCCCCGCTCTAAGCGGGCCAGCCGGTGACCGGCCGTGTTGGTCGCCGTCGCGTCGGGGCTGACCACCGTCACCGGGTGGCCCCTGGCGGCCAGCCGGCGGGCGACGCTCGCGCTCTCGTCGTCACACAGCGGGCTCAGGAAGATGACGTTCGCCGCCGCCGGGAGCTGTGCGAACAGCCGGTCCACGTCGGGCGCCTCGGTCACCGGCGTCGCCGTGAACGCCCGGTCCTCCCGGAGCCGCTCGCGTGCCTGCCGCCGGTGGGACTCGCTTTGCCCCGGTGGCAGCCAGCTCTCCTGGGGGAGAGAGCGGCCAGTCCGACCGCGTGGCCGTCCTCCGGCAGCCCTTCGACGAGCGCCAGCGCGGCCGTCCGCGACCGCTCGACGGCGGTCTGTGCCGTCTCCGCGGGCGCGACGGCGGCGGCCTGCCGGCTGTCGACGAGGACGATCACCGTCGCCGCCTGCTCGCGCTGGAACTCGACGGTCGTCAACTCGCCCGTGCGGGCGTAGCGGTTCCAGTCCACCCGGGATAGGGGGTCGTTCGGCCGGCGCTCCCGGACGGCGTAGAAGGACTGCCCGGCCCCCCCGTCGTCGACCGGGACCTGCCCGGGCCGGCGGTAGACGGCCGGGATCAGCGCCAACATCGCCTTGCCGCTGGGGCGCTCCCAGGTGACCGATTCCGGCTGTACGTCGATCCGGTCGTGACGGGCGACCACGCCGACCACGTCCCGGACGACGACCGTCGCCGGGTCGAACACGCACCGGTCGTTCCCGCCGGTCATCTCGTAGGTCACGGTCGTGCTCGCGCCCGGCCGGAGGCTGGTCCCGACCGACGCGGAGCCGTCGACGACCCGCACCGTCTCCGGGACGCCGTCGGCCACGCGAACGTCGGGGAGGGTCCGGTCGCCCTCGTTGCGCACCGTCAGCCGGACGGTGACCGATTCGCCGATGCCGGGGTCGGTCGGCTCGATGGACCGCTCGACGGCGACGCTCGCGGCCGGCGGGACCGCCACCCGGTCGTAGGCACCAAGCGCCGCGCCGACCCCGCCGAGCAGGACCAGCGCGGGCGCCTGTGCGACCAGGCCCACCGCCGCGGCCAGCAAGGCGGCCCCGGTCAGCCCGAGCCAGCGCCCGGTCTGGTGGACGCTGCCGCCCGCGCTTTCGCTCATCGGTCGTCCTCGCGCGCGAGCAACTCGGTCGTCACGGCACCGACCCAGCGGTGGAACGGCCGCACACCCGAGAGCCACCCCTCGATCCGGGCGCGCAACGACGGGCGAATCTCCCCGCGGGACAGCACCGCCGCCGCCCGCCCGTCCTCGGTCCAGGTGCCCTCGGCCAACTGCTGTTCGGCCGCCGAGCGGGTCAGGCCCCGCCGTTCCAGCACCGAGAGCGCGACCGACTGGAGCCGGTCCCGGATCGCCTTGCCGTCCCGGCCGGCCGACAGCGCCGTGTCGACCTCGTCGCCGGGGATCGTCGCCGTCCGGCTGTCGGTGTCGGGCAGCCTCGGTCGCTCGTCTCCTTCGAGCGAGTGGACCAGCAACGCCAGGAGCGCGAAACTGCCGGCGACGACCGCGACGGCGATCAACAGCAGGTTCCGGGCGTCGTCGGGGACGACGGCGACGCCGACCGCGCCCAGCCCGACGGCAAGCACCGTCGCGCCCAGGCCGACGGCCAGGGGCACCGGCCGCAGCCCGTCGCTCATCGGTCGTCCTCCGGACCGACCGTCGCCCGGTCCAGCGCCTCCGTGGCACGCTGTTCCAGTTCGGCGGTCGGCTGTTCGCCGCCGTATCTGACCCGCTCGAAGGTCTCACGCAACTGCTCGAGCGCGTCGGGGTCCTCGCTGGCGCCGGCCAGCCGCCGGGCGTACTCCCGGGGAGTGGTCGCGCCGTCGGCCGGCCCGAGCCGCTCGGTCAGGTCGGCCCAGGCCCGGTACACGTCGTTCGAGAGCGGCACGTCGATGCTGTCGGTCGAGTACGTCGGCGTGTCCGCCGACTCGCCGGGGGTCACGAACGCCTTCTCGGTGTCGTCGTCGGGGGTCTCACCGCCGCCGGCAAAGCGCCAGACGGCGACGACCACCGCGGCGAACGCGACCACGAGCGCGCCGACGGCCGGCGAGGAGAGCGTGGGGAGCAGCGAGCGGGCGCCGCCGTCCTCGGCCGGCGGGGAGGCGTCGCTGGGGTCGTCCGGTCCGGGGTAGTCCGCGCCGGGATTGTCGATCTCTCTGTCGTCCATCTCGGGGTCGATACGATCCCGACCGGTGCTCGCGTCGAGGCTCGCGGCACCGACGCTGAACGACAGCAGGGCGACCGCGGCCACGACGGCCACGAGGAGGGTCTGTCGTCGCATGTGCGTGTGCGTGTGGTCCTGGCGGTTGAATAGGTTCGGGGTCTGTCTCAGAGCCGGTCGGCGATGTCCTCGGCGAAGTAGGTGAGTATCAGGTCCGCGCCGGCGCGTTTGATCGACAGCAGCGACTCGTGGGCCACCGCTTCGAGGTCGAGCCAGCCCTTCTCCGCGGCGGCGTGCAGCATCGCGTACTCCCCCGAGACGTTGTAGGCGGCGACGGGGTGGTCGTGGGCCTCTCGGACCTGCGCGACGATGTCGAGATACGGCAGCGCGGGCTTGACCATCAACACGTCGGCGCCCTGCTGGACATCCAGGGAGACCTCGCGGCGGGCCTCGCGGGCGTTTGCGGGGTCCATCTGGTAGTGCCGCCGGTCGCCGAAGGCGGGCGCGCCGTCGGCGGCGTCCCGGAACGGGCCGTAGAAGGCCGACTCGAACTTCGCGGCGTAGCTCATGATCGGCACCGCCGTGTGGCCGTCCTCGTCCAGGGCCTCGCGGATAGCCCCGACCATGCCGTCGATCATGCCCGAGGGCGCCACCATGTCGGCGCCGGCCCGGGCGTGGCTGAGGGCGATCTTCCCCAGCAGGTCGAGCGTCTCGTCGTTGCGGACCGTCAGCGTCGGGTCCTCGGCGGCGCCGTCCTCGAGGACGCCACAGTGGCCGTGAGCGGTGTACTCACACAGGCAGACATCCGTGACGACGTAGGCGTCGGTCTCGGCGGTGATCCGGCGGGTCGCCTCTTGGACGACGCCGTCCTCGGCCCAGGCCCGGGAGCCGCGTTCGTCTTTGGACTCGGGCACCCCGAACAGCATCACCGCCTGGACGCCGGTCTCGCGGATCTCCTCGACACGGGCGACGGCCTCGTCCACGGGCACCCGCTCGTGGCCTGGCATCGTCTCGATGGGGACCCGCTCGTCGGTCGTCGCGTCGACGAACACCGGGGCGATCAGGTCCGAGGCGGCCAGGTCGGTCTCGCGCACGAGCGGCCGGACGCCGTCGGTCCGGAGCCGGCGCGGGCGACGTGTCGTGTCCATACCCGGTGTCGGGCAGTGAGAGCCATGAACCCACCGCTTGCGAGGCTGCCCGCCACCGCAGGACAGAAACGATTTATCCGCGGCCCCGCCACAGGGCGATAGATGGCGACCGACACGAGCCGCGGCCCGGTCAGAACGTTCGCGGAGGACTACGGCCTGCTCGTGGTCGCCGCCGGCTTCGCGCTGCTTGGCGTGGCCGGCGTCGCGCTCTACGTCTTCGGCGATACGGCCTACGCCGAGCGCCTGCTGGAACGGTACGGCCTGGTGGCGCTGTTTCTCGTCTTCGTTCTGGAAGGCGCTATGTTGCTGTATTTCGCACCCAGCGAGGCGTTGGTCCCGGCGGCGGTGGCGATCCTCGCCCGGACTGGTGGCGGCTACGACCTCCCGAGCGTCGCCGCGATCCTCGCTGTCGCAGTGGCGGGCGCGACGGTCGGCCAGACCGCGCTCTTTCTGCTGGCGAAGCGGGGCGGCCGCGAGTGGTTGCTCGACCGGCCGTGGTTCCGGGTGAGCGAGGACCGTCTGGATCGCTTCGGCCACATGTTCGACCGGTTCGGTATCCTGGCGGTGCCGCTGAGCAACACCTTGCTGTTCACCCGTGGGATGTTGACCGTCCCGGCCGGCGTCGCGGGCATGGAGACGCGCCGGTTCGTCGCGCTGTCGGCGCTGGGGACGCTGTCGTTCGAGGTGCTGCTGGCCGCGACGGCGATGGGCGTCCTGGAACTGGTCTGACTACTCGACCGTCTCGATGCGCTCGCGAAGCCAGTCGGTCGCCGCCCGAACCCGGTCGGGGTCGTCGCCGGTGACGGTCACCCGCCCCGGCGTCCCGTCTTTCCGGGGGTAGCTCCCGACGGCGACGCCGAACCGCTCGCGGGCCTCGGTGATCTGTGCGACGACGGCGCCCTCCGGGGCCGGGGTGTGGATCGTCTCTGTCGTCCGGTCGCCGCCGAAGTCGTCGGCGACGGTGGCGAACATCGCCCGTAGTTCCTCGGGGATGCCCGGCAGGACGTAGACGCCCTCGACGACACAGCCCGCAGCGAAGCTCTCGTCGGTCAGCAGCGGCTCGGCCCCCTCGGGGATCGCCGCCCAGGCGTCCAGATCGAGGTCCATCTCGTAGCGGTCGACCATCTCCG from Haloarcula pelagica carries:
- a CDS encoding DUF7269 family protein; its protein translation is MSDGLRPVPLAVGLGATVLAVGLGAVGVAVVPDDARNLLLIAVAVVAGSFALLALLVHSLEGDERPRLPDTDSRTATIPGDEVDTALSAGRDGKAIRDRLQSVALSVLERRGLTRSAAEQQLAEGTWTEDGRAAAVLSRGEIRPSLRARIEGWLSGVRPFHRWVGAVTTELLAREDDR
- a CDS encoding DUF58 domain-containing protein, producing MSESAGGSVHQTGRWLGLTGAALLAAAVGLVAQAPALVLLGGVGAALGAYDRVAVPPAASVAVERSIEPTDPGIGESVTVRLTVRNEGDRTLPDVRVADGVPETVRVVDGSASVGTSLRPGASTTVTYEMTGGNDRCVFDPATVVVRDVVGVVARHDRIDVQPESVTWERPSGKAMLALIPAVYRRPGQVPVDDGGAGQSFYAVRERRPNDPLSRVDWNRYARTGELTTVEFQREQAATVIVLVDSRQAAAVAPAETAQTAVERSRTAALALVEGLPEDGHAVGLAALSPRRAGCHRGKASPTGGRHASGSGRTGRSRRRR
- a CDS encoding competence/damage-inducible protein A, translating into MDVALVTVGDELLAGETENTNATWLAQRLAAAGARVTRILTVPDEEGVIADAVSRFHDSFDAVVVTGGIGGTPDDVTKAAVARAFGRDLVVPDDVRAHLEAKAERFADDNPEMVDRYEMDLDLDAWAAIPEGAEPLLTDESFAAGCVVEGVYVLPGIPEELRAMFATVADDFGGDRTTETIHTPAPEGAVVAQITEARERFGVAVGSYPRKDGTPGRVTVTGDDPDRVRAATDWLRERIETVE
- the hemB gene encoding porphobilinogen synthase; the protein is MDTTRRPRRLRTDGVRPLVRETDLAASDLIAPVFVDATTDERVPIETMPGHERVPVDEAVARVEEIRETGVQAVMLFGVPESKDERGSRAWAEDGVVQEATRRITAETDAYVVTDVCLCEYTAHGHCGVLEDGAAEDPTLTVRNDETLDLLGKIALSHARAGADMVAPSGMIDGMVGAIREALDEDGHTAVPIMSYAAKFESAFYGPFRDAADGAPAFGDRRHYQMDPANAREARREVSLDVQQGADVLMVKPALPYLDIVAQVREAHDHPVAAYNVSGEYAMLHAAAEKGWLDLEAVAHESLLSIKRAGADLILTYFAEDIADRL
- a CDS encoding DedA family protein, with translation MATDTSRGPVRTFAEDYGLLVVAAGFALLGVAGVALYVFGDTAYAERLLERYGLVALFLVFVLEGAMLLYFAPSEALVPAAVAILARTGGGYDLPSVAAILAVAVAGATVGQTALFLLAKRGGREWLLDRPWFRVSEDRLDRFGHMFDRFGILAVPLSNTLLFTRGMLTVPAGVAGMETRRFVALSALGTLSFEVLLAATAMGVLELV
- a CDS encoding DUF4129 domain-containing protein — protein: MRRQTLLVAVVAAVALLSFSVGAASLDASTGRDRIDPEMDDREIDNPGADYPGPDDPSDASPPAEDGGARSLLPTLSSPAVGALVVAFAAVVVAVWRFAGGGETPDDDTEKAFVTPGESADTPTYSTDSIDVPLSNDVYRAWADLTERLGPADGATTPREYARRLAGASEDPDALEQLRETFERVRYGGEQPTAELEQRATEALDRATVGPEDDR
- a CDS encoding DUF7519 family protein, whose product is MANLVGAALFGAVLLAGVQGASTTTVLAGGVGTVLAWTFAHSALELRDDLGEARSRRLELSHTAGTTGLVAGAAVVAAVLFRASSFELPPLALAALVLAGVALTAALRR